AACATCTTCCAGGTTTGCGGGCAAACCGTTTAAAGTTATTTCAAACCCGTTGGGACTGAAATGAAGATGCTCAAAAAGATCTGAGATCTTCAAAGACAGCTTCATAACTTTTATTTCATCCATACAATTCAACTTTTCGTCTTCTGAAACGACTTTGTCATTCAACATGATCCTCATTGGTGATTTAAGCTCCACTCTTTTCGAATTCAGCTCTATGGATATCTTTCCAATGTTCACTTTCTCCAAAAATTCTCCCACCGTGATGTCTTTGATCCGTAATCTTACATGTTGACCGTTCTTTATTCTTTTCAAAGTTTTATCGTTTTCATCGATCATTTCAAAGTTTCTCATCTCATATTTCTTCCCGTTAATAGTTATAAAGCATCCTTTCTCCATTACCTGCATGGCTTCTTCCACAGAAATTGAATCTTCGTATTCTATGGAATCACCGTCTTGAATAAGTTCGGAAGGAGAAACTTCTTCAGAATTTCTTCTAACGTGTGGGAAGATGTGATACTCTTTATCTTGAACATAAAACGTTAGCGGTTTTACCACATCCTCAATCTTTATCATGACCTCTTTGCCATCACGTGGGGAAATTTCAACCACATCTCCATCTTTTAATTTGGCGTACAGAGAAGCTTTTTCGCCGTTAATCGTTATTTCTGGGTCCGGCATATTTCCGCTTTCAACTACGATTTTTCCGTTCAATTCGTATGTGATACCCGCTGAAGGTTTTCCAATCATATCTTTCATGTCAAAGCCAGCCTGCATCAGAGCTTGAAAGATATCTTCACGACCAGTGAGGTTCATCAACTGAACCGTTTTTGAGTTTATGGTAACTTTCTTAAATATTTTCGAGATGTTGTATCGAGATGAGTAAGCTATACCAACAGGAGTTACGAATTCGCTTCCCACGGCATTTTGAGTTTTATCAAAAACGTAAGAGATGTTCTCTATTCCTCTCAATGCAACTCTATTTTGAGGAAGGGAAATCTTATCTGCGACACTTTCTTTGAACATTGGCACCTTGGCTCCTCCACCAACGATGACAACAGCTGCGGGAGTCGTTCCGTTAAGATCAAAGATGGCTTTCGCTATCTCGTCGGTTATGTTGTCTATGACGGGAGTCACCACTTCCATCAGATCGTTCAAAGTTATCTCAACCGGCATACCTAAAACGTTGTTAACCGTTGGAATATTTCCACTGGCAATGGCCCTTTTAACCTTTTCACCATCTTCAAATGAGAGAAGATACTTGTCACATATCTTTTCAGTTATTTCATCACCGGCCATTGGAATCATGCCGTACGCCATTATAGTTCCATCTTTGCTTATGGCAATATCGGATGTTCCTGCCCCAACATCCACAAGCGCTATGTTCAATCTCCTGAGATCTGGTGGAACAACCAAATTCATCGCTGCCATAGGCTCAAGTGTTAAAAAGTTCAACGAAAGTCCGGCACCTTCTATAACGGAAAACAAGGCTTCGACAACACGTTGTGGCAAGAACGCGGCTATCAAACTCACAGAAGCCTCTTCGCCTAACTGCCCAACAAGGTTTTTTACTCTTTCGCCATCAACAAGATATTCTAAAATTGAATAGCCGACACAGTAATCTCTCGCATGAGTGTTTTTCTTCACAGCTTCGGAAAGAGCGTCGAGCTCCAGGCTTCTAACGAAATCATCGTTTATTTTGGAAGGCGGAATTTTTTTGCTGGCACTTCCAACAACGGTTTTCAAAAACCTACCTGCAACGGCAGTCGAAACACTCTTGAATTCGATGTTATTTCTTTCTTCCAATGCGCTTTTAACTTTTTTAACCGCTTTGATCACTTTTGGTACGTCGTTTATCTGGCCGTCAAGCATCGCTCGTTCTTCATGTTCCAAAATTTCAAAATCAAGTATCTCAATTCCCTTTTCTCTCTCTTCAGCAACCACACCTATAACCGTTCTGGTTCCTATATCAAGCGCAAACAGCATCTGTCTATTCACCACCTATGACGGTAACACCTGTGCCGCCTTCTTCTTTTTTTCCAATGCGAAATGGAATTCTTTTCGAGCGAAGGAATTCCCATATACCATTTGCCAATCTCCCGGTACCTTTTCCGTGTATGATGTAACCAACTGTTTTAAATTTTAACACACGATCTGAGAATTCTTCCACTATGGGTAAAGCGTCTTCCACCGTCATGCCCCGGATGTCTATTTCCGTTGATGGTCTTTCATGCCCTTCATAAGAGTATTCTTCTACTTTACCACTTTTTTTAGAGGCATTCTTCGAAACTCTTATCTTTCCAAGATCGATTTCCACTTGGACGCTTCCAGTATCTACAACTACCTTTTTCTTCGCTTCGTTTATCTTCACCACAACACCTTTTACGCCTGTTCCTTCGATTTCTACAGGCGATCCAACTTTTATTTGAGGTGAGCTTTTATTTTCTTCGTACGAAATGCTTTCCATTTCCTTCTTCAATTCAATGAGCTTTTTGTTCTCGCGGCGCAAATCCTCCACATCATCAGAAGTTTTGAGAAGGTGAATGGCCCTTTCCATTTCTTTTGTTATCGATGCCATCTTTTGGCTGAGTTCTTTGATGTTCTCATCCAACTCTTCTAAGCGCCTATCTTTGAGTTTTTTCATCTTTTCGTTCAATTCGATTTCTTGCTTTTTCAACTCTTTCTCTTTTTCCAGGATTTCCTCATGTTTTTTATCATACTCTTGAATGGAAGCTTGCAATCTTTCCACAAGCACATCCGTTTTTGAGCGATCTACGCTTCTGTTCTTTTCGAAGCTCTTTACCAACTCTTGTGAAACTCCCATCTTTTTTATTATTTCAAAAGCATGGCTTTTTCCCGGCATATCCATGTGAATCTTGTAAGTGGGCATCAAACGGTTGACATCAAATCCCACAGAAGCGTTTCTTATCCTTATATCTTCAAGCGCGAGAGTTTTCAACTCCGGCAAATGTGTTGTTACGATCGCGCGCGCGTTATGTTTTAGCAAGAGATCTATCACCGCTTTTGCGAATGCTACTCCTTCGGTAGGCTCCGTTCCATCTCCCATTTCGTCTATGAGCGCAAGAGTCATTTCATTTGAATTTCTGCAAATTTCATCTTCCCTTTTAACCTTTGCGGAAAAAGTACTAAGCTCGTCTTTTATGGATTGATCATCACCTATATCCGAAAAGACCGAATCAAAAAGAGAAATCTGTGTTCCAACTCCACTTGGAAGCGGTATTCCCATAAGGGACATCAACACAAAGGTGCCAACTGTTTTGAGAGTGGCAGTTTTTCCACCGGTGTTTGGCCCACTTAAAATTATCACCCTGTCTTCGCTTCTCATTTCAAAATTTATCGGTACGACTTTTTCAGGTGGAATAAGAGGGTTTCTCCCGTTAACTATGACCACTCCTCCATCATTTCTTAACTCGGGAGTTATGCAGTCATTTTCTTTGGCATATCGTGCGCGCGCACACAACGCATCGAACTCCTCGAGAGTTGACACCATAAGAGATATCCTTTCGAAGTTATCCACCAGGAATTTCGTCATGTTGGAAAGAATTTTTGAGATTTCCCGTATTTCTTGTGAACGGGTTAGTATAAGAGAATCGTTAAGGCCGATCAATTCTTCTGGCTCAACGTAGTAAGTGGAGAGCGTTGACGATTGACCGTGCACTATACCTTTAACCATGTTCCGCTTTGAAGCTTTAACCGGTAGCACGTACCTTTCATGGCGTTGAAGTATAAGGGCTTCTGATATGTATCCTTTGTTTACCCCTTCAAACAGAAGGGTTTTCACCTTTTCGTTGATCTGTCTTTCCAACGATCTCAATTCTTTTCTAATTTTGGAAAGTTCGGGCGTTGCATTATCTTTAATACTTCCATCAGGACTAAAAGTTTTAGTGAACATGGTAAAGAAAGCTTCTGGTGGCTTCACAGCTTTTGAAATATCATCCAGTTCTTCGCCTGAAAGTATTTGTGCAAGCTGTTGAGAGACTTTGAAGAGGTTAAAAAAATCAGTCAATGCTTCTCGATCAAGAATTTCGCCTTCTTTTGCTGCCATTAAATGCGGTCTTACGTCTTTTACACTGTAAAAAACGTCGGATATTTCATCTAGCTTTTTCAAAACGTACTCTACACGCTTGAACATATTCTGTGGTTCATCGTTCTTCTTAAAAGAATTAAAGTAAACCTTCCCATAATCTGAGAAGGCTTTTTTTCTTAACATTTCAAGAATGGTGTCAAATTCTAGTTCTTGAAGCGTTTTCTCATCTACCATCCATTTCACATACCTTTCGGAAAGTCGTAAGTGAGGGAAATGTAAAACGGACTTATAGAATCACCATATTGGATTGGATCTTTAAAAACGTACGAAACGTCCAAAGTAAAGTTGTAGTAAAAGGCTCGCATTCCCACACTTAATTCGTTCGAAATAGCTTTTCCGAACGCGATTCTGTAGCCTCCAAGCACTTTAAAAAAGTTGCTTACAGGGACGATGACTCCAATTCCACCTTCTTCAGAATTGAGATTCAAATAAGCGCTAGTCACAAAATGTGAAGCAAAATAGGCTTCAGAAATTATCCATTCTGGAGAATAACTTTCATTTGTGGATGACGTGGAATCCCAAGTTATATTAGAAAAAAGATTCTTAACCGTCAATCCGAAATTCATATTCTCGTAGTTGAAGATTGCACCGGCATCAAGAGAAAAGCCGCCTTTTATATCAGTTCCTTTCCAACTGTTCATCTCTACTCCTATCGAGTTTTTCCCCCAACTATAAGCAGCTCCTCCCGTGAATTTGTATTGATCGTATATAAGTTCATCTATAGGATGGGTATATTGAACTGCACCCGTAAAGGAAATTTTTCCTAAATTTATAGCAGCACTTAAAAATTCATTTCTTATCACGCCCAGGAAGTGCTCCACATGCGAAAAGAACATCTCATTTTCATCGTTCGATATACCAGCGGGATTGTACGTTACCGATTGTGCTCCTTCGTAAAGGGGATAAATGGCTCCTCCGATTGCTCT
The Mesoaciditoga lauensis cd-1655R = DSM 25116 genome window above contains:
- the pilM gene encoding pilus assembly protein PilM: MLFALDIGTRTVIGVVAEEREKGIEILDFEILEHEERAMLDGQINDVPKVIKAVKKVKSALEERNNIEFKSVSTAVAGRFLKTVVGSASKKIPPSKINDDFVRSLELDALSEAVKKNTHARDYCVGYSILEYLVDGERVKNLVGQLGEEASVSLIAAFLPQRVVEALFSVIEGAGLSLNFLTLEPMAAMNLVVPPDLRRLNIALVDVGAGTSDIAISKDGTIMAYGMIPMAGDEITEKICDKYLLSFEDGEKVKRAIASGNIPTVNNVLGMPVEITLNDLMEVVTPVIDNITDEIAKAIFDLNGTTPAAVVIVGGGAKVPMFKESVADKISLPQNRVALRGIENISYVFDKTQNAVGSEFVTPVGIAYSSRYNISKIFKKVTINSKTVQLMNLTGREDIFQALMQAGFDMKDMIGKPSAGITYELNGKIVVESGNMPDPEITINGEKASLYAKLKDGDVVEISPRDGKEVMIKIEDVVKPLTFYVQDKEYHIFPHVRRNSEEVSPSELIQDGDSIEYEDSISVEEAMQVMEKGCFITINGKKYEMRNFEMIDENDKTLKRIKNGQHVRLRIKDITVGEFLEKVNIGKISIELNSKRVELKSPMRIMLNDKVVSEDEKLNCMDEIKVMKLSLKISDLFEHLHFSPNGFEITLNGLPANLEDVLKEGDSVEVKI
- a CDS encoding endonuclease MutS2, translated to MVDEKTLQELEFDTILEMLRKKAFSDYGKVYFNSFKKNDEPQNMFKRVEYVLKKLDEISDVFYSVKDVRPHLMAAKEGEILDREALTDFFNLFKVSQQLAQILSGEELDDISKAVKPPEAFFTMFTKTFSPDGSIKDNATPELSKIRKELRSLERQINEKVKTLLFEGVNKGYISEALILQRHERYVLPVKASKRNMVKGIVHGQSSTLSTYYVEPEELIGLNDSLILTRSQEIREISKILSNMTKFLVDNFERISLMVSTLEEFDALCARARYAKENDCITPELRNDGGVVIVNGRNPLIPPEKVVPINFEMRSEDRVIILSGPNTGGKTATLKTVGTFVLMSLMGIPLPSGVGTQISLFDSVFSDIGDDQSIKDELSTFSAKVKREDEICRNSNEMTLALIDEMGDGTEPTEGVAFAKAVIDLLLKHNARAIVTTHLPELKTLALEDIRIRNASVGFDVNRLMPTYKIHMDMPGKSHAFEIIKKMGVSQELVKSFEKNRSVDRSKTDVLVERLQASIQEYDKKHEEILEKEKELKKQEIELNEKMKKLKDRRLEELDENIKELSQKMASITKEMERAIHLLKTSDDVEDLRRENKKLIELKKEMESISYEENKSSPQIKVGSPVEIEGTGVKGVVVKINEAKKKVVVDTGSVQVEIDLGKIRVSKNASKKSGKVEEYSYEGHERPSTEIDIRGMTVEDALPIVEEFSDRVLKFKTVGYIIHGKGTGRLANGIWEFLRSKRIPFRIGKKEEGGTGVTVIGGE